AAATGTTGGAACTTGCAAGTCTTGGAGCTCAAGTTATGCATTCCAGATCAGTAGAGCTTGGACAAAAGTATGGAATACCAATATATGTTGGGCTTAGCAATAGCGAAACTTGTGGAACAGTTATTAAGGAGGTTACTAATATGAATATGGAGAGCAAACCAGTTACAGGCCTTGCCACTAGTGATGAGGATGTGGCTGTCACAATAAGAGATATATCAAATGACACAAACGTACTATCAAATCTTTTTGAAGCAATGGCAAGCAGAAGAATAAATGTTGATATGATAAGCCAAACTGCACCTGTAGAAGGAAGGGTTAATATATCCTTTACAATACCAAAGGATGATTTAAAAGAATGCTTATCAGTTATTAGGACTTATGCAAGCAAAAATAGCATAAATATAGATGAGGAAATAACAAAGTTCTCAATAGTTGGAATAGGAATGAAAACAACCTCAGGGGTTGCAGCTAAAATGTTTAGATTGTTTAGTTCTAACAACATAGAAGTTAAGATGATAACTACCTCAGAAATTAGAATTACCTGTGCTATAAGGCAGGAAGACAAATTAAAGGCAATTAATCTAGTAGCAGAAGAGTTTAAATTATAAGGATGTGAGAGCATGGAGTTTTTTGGTACAACGAAGGTTGTAGATAATGTATTAAATATTGGTGGCGTAGATGCTACTCAGCTTGTTAAGC
The genomic region above belongs to Clostridium swellfunianum and contains:
- a CDS encoding aspartate kinase, encoding MAVVVQKYGGSSVGTVEKIKNVAETIIKRKNKGDDLVVVVSAMGDTTDDLIGLAKKITDNPDKRELDVLLSTGEMISSALLAMALKDSGYDAVSYTAYQIGIRTSGQYGKSLIEDIDGNHLKESLEEGKIVIVAGFQGINEEGDITTLGRGGSDTTAVAIAVKLQGVCEIYTDVDGIYSVDPRKYSKAKRLSEIDYEEMLELASLGAQVMHSRSVELGQKYGIPIYVGLSNSETCGTVIKEVTNMNMESKPVTGLATSDEDVAVTIRDISNDTNVLSNLFEAMASRRINVDMISQTAPVEGRVNISFTIPKDDLKECLSVIRTYASKNSINIDEEITKFSIVGIGMKTTSGVAAKMFRLFSSNNIEVKMITTSEIRITCAIRQEDKLKAINLVAEEFKL